A single region of the Cereibacter sphaeroides 2.4.1 genome encodes:
- a CDS encoding DMT family transporter, translating to MTAWILSLEGTPEGARIALLLALTSAFAHACFGALQKGRHDPWLSRGAIDSFMLLLSAPVAVFLVPWPRGVEWLVMAGVMAIHLAYKIAMARAYSRAAYTVVYPVVRGVGPLATLAFAALFLGEHYVAIQWLGVAILSAAILALARLNFTASPQIGRMDLKAGLVWAFAGGLMVAIYTTFDAWAIRLMPDPFTFLAWFFLMTSLDFPLLLGYRLLKARQMPEAAAALALRGFVGALVAFVSFGGVMLGTRLGKVAEVSSLRETSTLFAAAIGWLLLGERSGPAKILLMGLIALGAILVQLA from the coding sequence ATGACAGCCTGGATCCTCTCTCTCGAAGGCACCCCGGAGGGCGCGCGGATCGCGCTCCTCCTCGCGCTCACGTCGGCCTTCGCCCATGCCTGCTTCGGCGCGCTCCAGAAGGGGCGGCACGATCCCTGGCTCTCCCGCGGCGCGATCGACAGCTTCATGCTGCTCCTCTCGGCGCCGGTCGCCGTCTTCCTCGTGCCCTGGCCGCGGGGCGTCGAGTGGCTGGTCATGGCGGGCGTCATGGCGATCCACCTCGCCTACAAGATCGCCATGGCGCGGGCCTATTCGCGCGCGGCCTATACGGTCGTCTATCCGGTGGTGCGCGGCGTGGGACCGCTCGCCACGCTCGCCTTCGCCGCGCTCTTTCTCGGCGAGCATTATGTGGCGATCCAGTGGCTGGGCGTCGCGATCCTGTCGGCGGCGATCCTCGCGCTCGCCCGGCTGAATTTCACCGCGAGCCCGCAGATCGGGCGGATGGACCTCAAGGCCGGCCTCGTCTGGGCCTTCGCCGGCGGGCTCATGGTCGCGATCTACACGACCTTCGACGCCTGGGCGATCCGGCTCATGCCCGATCCCTTCACCTTCCTCGCCTGGTTCTTCCTGATGACCTCGCTCGATTTCCCGCTGCTGCTGGGCTACAGGCTGCTGAAGGCGCGGCAGATGCCGGAGGCGGCGGCAGCCCTCGCGCTCCGCGGCTTCGTGGGCGCGCTCGTGGCCTTCGTCAGCTTCGGCGGCGTGATGCTCGGGACGAGGCTCGGCAAGGTGGCCGAGGTCTCCTCGCTGCGCGAGACCTCGACGCTCTTCGCCGCAGCCATCGGCTGGCTCCTGCTCGGCGAGCGGTCGGGGCCCGCGAAAATACTGCTGATGGGCCTGATCGCCCTCGGCGCGATACTGGTTCAGTTGGCCTGA
- the ftsY gene encoding signal recognition particle-docking protein FtsY, protein MSFFKKMREKMFRSSDRLSEDLDALVEDKASEAPAPEVPTPGPLPDPEKDAPLILDRPVPQAPDPQPQPAPAPPAAPLPGLPPEPEPERRPGLFGRMFGQTEEPRRILDDAMLESLEEVLIQADMGVETALRVTANIAEGRYGRRVSAREIKEALAAEIARILEPVARPMPLYPSRPQVVLVVGVNGSGKTTTIGKLASQFRAAGKSVVIAAGDTFRAAAVEQLQVWGRRAGVPVLTAPEGSDPASLAFDAMTKAQAEGADLLMIDTAGRLQNRADLMEELSKIVRVIRKKDPDAPHNTLLVLDATTGQNALNQVEIFRKLADVSGLVMTKLDGTAKGGVLVALADRFGLPIHAIGVGEQIDDLAPFDPEEFARALMGLDD, encoded by the coding sequence ATGTCGTTCTTCAAGAAGATGCGCGAGAAGATGTTCCGCTCCTCGGACCGGCTGTCGGAGGATCTGGACGCGCTGGTCGAGGACAAGGCTTCCGAGGCGCCGGCCCCCGAGGTGCCGACACCCGGGCCCCTGCCCGACCCGGAGAAGGACGCCCCCCTGATCCTCGACCGGCCCGTGCCGCAGGCGCCCGACCCGCAGCCGCAGCCCGCCCCCGCCCCCCCCGCCGCGCCCCTGCCCGGCCTGCCGCCGGAGCCCGAACCCGAACGCCGCCCGGGCCTCTTCGGCCGCATGTTCGGTCAGACCGAGGAGCCCCGCCGCATCCTCGACGATGCGATGCTCGAGAGCCTCGAGGAAGTGCTGATCCAGGCCGACATGGGCGTCGAGACGGCACTGCGCGTCACCGCGAACATCGCCGAGGGCCGCTACGGCCGAAGGGTCTCGGCCCGCGAGATCAAGGAGGCGCTGGCCGCCGAGATCGCCCGCATCCTCGAGCCGGTGGCGCGGCCGATGCCGCTCTATCCGTCGCGCCCGCAGGTCGTGCTGGTGGTGGGCGTGAACGGCTCGGGCAAGACCACGACCATCGGCAAGCTCGCCTCGCAGTTCCGCGCTGCGGGCAAGTCGGTGGTGATCGCCGCGGGCGACACGTTCCGCGCGGCAGCGGTCGAGCAGCTTCAGGTCTGGGGCCGCCGCGCCGGCGTGCCGGTCCTGACCGCGCCCGAAGGCTCCGACCCGGCCTCGCTCGCCTTCGACGCCATGACGAAGGCCCAGGCCGAAGGCGCGGACCTCCTGATGATCGACACGGCCGGCCGGCTGCAGAACCGCGCCGACCTGATGGAGGAACTGTCCAAGATCGTCCGAGTGATCCGCAAGAAGGATCCCGACGCGCCGCACAACACGCTCCTCGTGCTCGATGCCACGACGGGGCAGAATGCGCTGAACCAGGTAGAGATCTTCCGCAAGCTCGCCGATGTCTCGGGCCTCGTGATGACCAAGCTCGACGGCACCGCCAAGGGCGGCGTCCTCGTGGCGCTGGCCGACCGGTTCGGCCTGCCGATCCATGCCATCGGCGTGGGCGAGCAGATCGACGACCTCGCGCCCTTCGATCCCGAGGAGTTCGCCCGCGCCCTGATGGGTCTGGACGACTGA
- the xseA gene encoding exodeoxyribonuclease VII large subunit, with amino-acid sequence MSDLFEDPAPSRNTPEFTVSELSGAVKRVIEGEFGLVRVRGEIGRVSRPASGHLYFDLKDDRAVMAAICWKGQAGRLSVRPEEGMEVVATGRMTTFPGQSKYQIIVEDMAPAGAGALMAMLEKRRAALAAEGLFDAARKHPLPFLPRVIGVVTSPSGAVIRDILHRLRDRFPSHVLIWPVAVQGEKCAPEVAAAIRGFNALPEGGPIPRPDLLIVARGGGSLEDLWGFNEEIVVRAAAESRIPLISAVGHETDTTLIDHAADRRAPTPTAAAEMAVPVRLELLAGLDGQVARLSRCAAETIRRRDQRLRDLARALPRLESLVAGPSQRFDLWSGRLSGALGQSVAARRARLEPLGAHLRPRLLADLVARQKDRLGDRTRSLETCLGRRAERARDRFDALSARLAPAFARLIAETERATRRDAATLGTLAARLDAAPEARLARLSDRLEALDRLRQTLGYRETLKRGYAVVRADGAVLTTKAEAGAAAMLEIEFQDGRLSVGRGKTRKPKEEPPAQGSLL; translated from the coding sequence ATGTCCGACCTCTTCGAAGATCCCGCCCCCAGCCGCAACACGCCGGAATTCACCGTCTCGGAGCTGTCGGGCGCCGTGAAGCGGGTGATCGAGGGCGAGTTCGGCCTCGTCCGGGTCCGCGGCGAGATCGGGCGCGTCTCGCGGCCCGCCTCGGGGCACCTCTATTTCGACCTGAAGGACGACCGCGCCGTGATGGCGGCGATCTGCTGGAAGGGTCAGGCCGGCCGGCTCTCCGTGCGTCCCGAAGAGGGGATGGAGGTGGTGGCCACCGGCCGGATGACCACCTTCCCCGGCCAGTCGAAATATCAGATCATCGTCGAGGACATGGCCCCCGCAGGCGCAGGCGCACTGATGGCCATGCTCGAGAAGCGCCGTGCGGCGCTGGCCGCGGAGGGGCTGTTCGACGCCGCCCGCAAGCACCCCCTCCCCTTCCTGCCGCGGGTGATCGGCGTCGTGACCTCGCCGTCGGGCGCGGTGATCCGCGACATCCTCCACCGGCTGCGCGACCGCTTCCCGAGCCATGTGCTGATCTGGCCCGTGGCGGTGCAGGGCGAGAAATGCGCGCCCGAGGTGGCCGCCGCCATCCGCGGCTTCAATGCCCTGCCCGAGGGCGGCCCTATCCCGCGCCCCGACCTCCTGATCGTCGCGCGCGGCGGCGGCAGCCTTGAGGATCTCTGGGGCTTCAACGAGGAGATCGTCGTCCGGGCCGCGGCCGAGAGCCGGATCCCCTTGATCTCGGCCGTGGGGCACGAGACGGACACCACGCTCATCGACCATGCCGCCGACCGCCGCGCGCCGACCCCCACCGCCGCGGCCGAGATGGCGGTGCCCGTGCGGCTCGAGCTGCTCGCCGGCCTCGACGGTCAGGTCGCGCGGCTCTCGCGCTGTGCGGCCGAGACCATCCGGCGGCGCGACCAGCGCCTGCGCGACCTCGCCCGCGCCCTGCCGCGGCTCGAGAGCCTCGTGGCCGGCCCGAGCCAGCGCTTCGACCTCTGGTCGGGCCGGCTCTCGGGGGCGCTCGGCCAGAGCGTTGCCGCCCGCCGGGCCCGGCTCGAGCCGCTCGGCGCGCATCTGCGGCCGCGGCTGCTCGCCGATCTGGTGGCGCGGCAGAAGGACCGGCTGGGCGACCGGACGCGCAGCCTCGAGACCTGCCTCGGGCGGCGGGCCGAGCGCGCCCGGGACCGGTTCGACGCCCTCTCGGCCCGCCTTGCCCCGGCCTTCGCGCGGCTCATCGCCGAGACCGAGCGCGCGACCCGGCGCGACGCGGCCACGCTCGGCACGCTTGCGGCGCGGCTCGACGCGGCTCCCGAGGCGCGGCTTGCCCGCCTCTCGGACCGGCTCGAGGCGCTCGACCGCCTGCGCCAGACGCTGGGCTACCGCGAGACGCTGAAGCGCGGCTATGCGGTGGTGCGCGCGGACGGCGCCGTGCTCACGACGAAGGCCGAGGCCGGAGCCGCCGCGATGCTCGAAATCGAGTTCCAGGATGGCCGCCTCTCCGTGGGTCGCGGCAAGACCCGCAAGCCAAAGGAAGAGCCGCCCGCGCAGGGCAGCCTGCTCTGA
- the purD gene encoding phosphoribosylamine--glycine ligase: protein MNILILGGGGREHALAWAIKQNPKCDRLIVAPGNAGIAQIAECADLDILDGAAVVAFCEANSVDFVVVGPEAPLAAGVADATRAAGLLTFGPSQAAARLEASKGFTKEVCDACGAPTAGYARFTEAEAARAHVRATGAPIVIKADGLAAGKGVVVAMTEAEALAAIDDMFGGSFGAAGAEVVIEEFMTGEEASFFVLTDGRTVLPIGTAQDHKRAFDGDEGPNTGGMGAYSPAPVLTTAVQRQALDEIVKPTIAEMGRRGAPYSGVLYAGLMIEEGRARLVEYNVRFGDPECQVLMLRLGAQALDLLLACAEGRLDQVQVNWAEDHALTVVMAAQGYPGSYRKGTEIRGLEALPETSRQVVFHAGTAAEEGRILATGGRVLAATARGATLAEAQAAAYAMVDAIDWPEGFCRRDIGWRAL from the coding sequence ATGAACATCCTCATTCTCGGCGGCGGCGGGCGCGAACATGCGCTGGCCTGGGCGATCAAGCAGAACCCGAAATGCGACCGTCTGATCGTCGCGCCGGGCAATGCCGGGATCGCGCAGATCGCCGAATGCGCCGATCTCGACATCCTCGACGGGGCGGCGGTGGTGGCCTTCTGCGAAGCGAACTCGGTCGATTTCGTGGTGGTGGGCCCCGAGGCGCCGCTCGCCGCGGGCGTGGCCGATGCCACCCGCGCCGCGGGCCTCCTGACCTTCGGCCCGTCGCAGGCGGCGGCGCGGCTCGAGGCCTCGAAGGGCTTCACCAAGGAGGTCTGCGACGCCTGCGGCGCGCCCACGGCAGGCTATGCCCGCTTCACCGAAGCCGAGGCCGCCCGCGCGCATGTGCGCGCCACCGGCGCGCCCATCGTCATCAAGGCGGACGGGCTCGCGGCGGGCAAGGGCGTCGTGGTGGCCATGACCGAGGCCGAGGCGCTGGCCGCCATCGACGACATGTTCGGCGGCAGCTTCGGCGCGGCGGGCGCCGAGGTGGTGATCGAGGAGTTCATGACCGGCGAGGAGGCGAGCTTCTTCGTCCTGACCGACGGGCGCACCGTCCTGCCCATCGGCACGGCGCAGGATCACAAGCGCGCCTTCGACGGCGACGAGGGGCCGAACACCGGCGGCATGGGCGCCTATTCGCCCGCTCCGGTGCTGACGACGGCGGTGCAGCGGCAGGCGCTCGACGAGATCGTGAAGCCCACCATCGCCGAGATGGGCCGCCGCGGCGCGCCCTACAGCGGCGTGCTCTATGCCGGGCTGATGATCGAGGAGGGCCGCGCGCGGCTCGTGGAGTACAACGTCCGCTTCGGCGATCCGGAATGTCAGGTGCTGATGCTGCGGCTGGGCGCGCAGGCGCTCGATCTGCTGCTGGCCTGCGCCGAGGGGCGGCTCGATCAGGTGCAGGTGAACTGGGCCGAGGATCATGCGCTGACGGTGGTGATGGCCGCGCAGGGCTATCCCGGCAGCTACCGGAAGGGCACCGAGATCCGCGGCCTCGAGGCGCTGCCCGAGACCAGCCGGCAGGTCGTCTTCCATGCAGGAACGGCCGCAGAGGAGGGCCGCATCCTCGCCACCGGCGGGCGGGTGCTGGCCGCCACCGCGCGGGGCGCCACCCTCGCCGAAGCGCAGGCCGCGGCCTATGCGATGGTCGATGCGATCGACTGGCCCGAAGGCTTCTGCCGCCGCGACATCGGCTGGCGCGCCCTCTGA
- a CDS encoding pyruvate kinase: MDGVAERQMMGEDSPPSGDDPRAEARALLAELTALRADLFRRADARMADWATRVRRLEFLPSVANMADWLALREADLTTLQPRLSRLGLSTLGRLDGHVPPSLEAVIAALSAIAGLEGPAFPDRESFDPELRSLHARRDALFGARDTAPGTRILVTLPSEAASDPAIVRELVAAGADAFRINCAHDGPEAWAAMIGHIRKSERMTGRKLPISMDLGGPKFRVTKTGGPLPKRLQAGDRFAFVEKPSLAPEGRGWAMLGHPALLAALAPGVQVSVDDGKLWATVIQTGRGHALLEVDRVGERGLKLKPGRGVNLPGSHLDVAALTEEDLAALDVVVAEADLVAFSFVQTPGDVRALIAAMEARACHPRPLPAILLKIETPMGLHLLPELIVEAGGSLPVGVMIARGDLAVEIGFDRLSEIQEEILWLCEAAKVPVVWATQVLEGMVKEGQASRAEVTDAAMSQRADCVMLNKGPHVAAAIEFLRDILIRMDRHQTKKSARLGPLRVWAG, from the coding sequence ATGGATGGGGTGGCAGAGCGGCAGATGATGGGGGAGGACTCGCCTCCGTCCGGCGACGATCCGCGTGCCGAGGCACGCGCGCTTCTGGCCGAGCTGACCGCGCTCCGTGCCGATCTCTTCCGCCGGGCGGATGCGCGGATGGCGGACTGGGCCACGCGGGTGCGCCGGCTGGAATTCCTGCCGTCGGTCGCCAACATGGCGGACTGGCTGGCGCTGCGCGAGGCGGATCTGACGACGCTCCAGCCGCGGCTGAGCCGCCTCGGCCTCTCGACGCTCGGACGGCTCGACGGCCATGTGCCGCCCTCGCTCGAGGCGGTGATCGCGGCGCTCTCGGCCATCGCGGGCCTCGAGGGTCCGGCCTTTCCCGACCGGGAGAGCTTCGACCCCGAGCTCCGCAGCCTCCACGCACGGCGCGACGCCCTGTTCGGCGCGCGGGACACAGCGCCCGGCACGCGCATCCTCGTGACCCTGCCCTCCGAGGCGGCGTCGGATCCCGCCATCGTGCGCGAGCTGGTGGCGGCGGGGGCGGATGCCTTCCGCATCAACTGCGCCCATGACGGCCCCGAGGCCTGGGCGGCGATGATCGGCCACATCCGCAAGTCCGAGCGGATGACGGGACGCAAGCTGCCGATCTCGATGGATCTCGGCGGGCCGAAGTTCCGCGTGACGAAGACCGGCGGGCCGCTGCCCAAGCGCCTGCAGGCCGGCGACCGCTTCGCCTTCGTCGAGAAACCCTCGTTGGCGCCCGAAGGCCGGGGCTGGGCCATGCTCGGCCATCCCGCGCTGCTTGCCGCCCTTGCACCGGGCGTGCAGGTCTCGGTGGACGATGGCAAGCTCTGGGCCACGGTGATCCAGACCGGCCGGGGGCACGCGCTCCTCGAGGTGGACCGCGTGGGCGAGCGCGGGCTGAAGCTGAAGCCCGGCCGCGGGGTGAACCTGCCCGGCTCGCATCTCGATGTGGCCGCGCTGACCGAGGAAGACCTTGCGGCGCTCGATGTGGTGGTGGCCGAGGCCGACCTCGTGGCCTTCTCCTTCGTCCAGACACCGGGCGACGTGCGCGCCCTGATCGCGGCGATGGAGGCGCGGGCCTGCCATCCGCGCCCGCTCCCGGCGATCCTTCTGAAGATCGAGACCCCGATGGGGCTGCATCTCCTGCCCGAGCTGATCGTCGAGGCCGGCGGCTCGCTGCCCGTGGGGGTGATGATCGCGCGCGGCGATCTCGCCGTCGAGATCGGCTTCGACCGGCTCTCCGAGATCCAGGAAGAGATCCTCTGGCTCTGCGAGGCGGCAAAGGTGCCGGTGGTCTGGGCCACGCAGGTGCTGGAAGGGATGGTGAAGGAGGGTCAGGCCAGCCGCGCCGAGGTGACCGACGCCGCGATGAGCCAGCGGGCGGACTGCGTGATGCTGAACAAGGGGCCGCATGTGGCGGCCGCCATCGAGTTCCTCCGCGACATCCTGATCCGCATGGACCGCCACCAGACGAAGAAGAGCGCCCGCCTCGGCCCGCTGCGCGTCTGGGCGGGCTGA
- a CDS encoding aspartate kinase, which yields MPLLVMKFGGTSVADLARIKNAAQKVKREVERGYDVIVIVSAMSGKTNELVGWVEQTSPLFDAREYDAVVSSGENVTAGLMALTLQEMEVPARSWQGWQVPIRTTSQHSAARFLEIPRENLDAKFAEGFKVAVVAGFQGVSPEGRITTLGRGGSDTTAVAFAAAFAAERCDIYTDVDGVYTTDPRIASKARKLEKIAYEEMLELASLGAKVLQTRSVELAMRYKVKLRVLSSFEDTDETSGTLVCDEEDIMESKVVSGVAYSRDEAKMTLVTVEDRPGVAAAIFGPLAEAGVNVDMIVQNISEKDYGSHPGSVTDMTFSCPINQVARARKALEDAKAEGTIVYDDLVVDTEVAKVSVVGIGMRSHAGVAATMFKALAADGVNIKVIATSEIKISVLIDRKYMELAVQALHDAFALETAN from the coding sequence ATGCCGCTTCTAGTGATGAAATTCGGCGGCACCTCCGTTGCCGATCTGGCGCGCATCAAGAACGCCGCGCAGAAGGTCAAGCGCGAGGTGGAGCGCGGCTATGACGTGATCGTCATCGTCTCGGCCATGTCGGGCAAGACCAACGAGCTTGTGGGCTGGGTCGAGCAGACCTCGCCCCTGTTCGACGCGCGCGAATATGATGCGGTGGTCTCGTCGGGCGAGAATGTGACGGCGGGCCTGATGGCGCTGACCCTTCAGGAGATGGAGGTACCCGCGCGCAGCTGGCAGGGCTGGCAGGTGCCGATCAGGACCACCTCGCAGCATTCGGCCGCGCGCTTCCTCGAGATCCCGCGCGAAAATCTCGACGCGAAATTCGCCGAAGGCTTCAAGGTCGCGGTGGTCGCGGGCTTCCAGGGCGTGAGCCCCGAGGGGCGGATCACGACGCTGGGCCGCGGCGGCTCGGACACGACGGCCGTGGCCTTTGCCGCCGCTTTCGCCGCCGAGCGCTGCGACATCTATACCGACGTGGACGGGGTCTATACGACCGATCCGCGGATCGCGTCCAAGGCGCGCAAGCTGGAAAAGATCGCCTACGAGGAGATGCTGGAGCTCGCCTCGCTCGGCGCGAAGGTGCTGCAGACCCGCTCGGTCGAGCTGGCGATGCGCTACAAGGTGAAGCTACGGGTGCTGTCCTCGTTCGAGGACACGGACGAGACCTCGGGAACCCTGGTCTGCGACGAGGAGGATATCATGGAATCGAAAGTCGTCTCTGGCGTCGCCTATTCGCGCGACGAAGCGAAAATGACCCTCGTCACCGTCGAGGACCGCCCCGGCGTCGCCGCGGCGATCTTCGGGCCGCTGGCCGAGGCCGGGGTGAACGTGGACATGATCGTCCAGAACATCTCGGAAAAGGACTACGGCAGCCATCCCGGGTCGGTCACCGACATGACCTTCTCCTGCCCGATCAATCAGGTGGCCCGCGCGCGCAAGGCGCTCGAGGATGCCAAGGCCGAGGGCACCATCGTCTATGACGATCTGGTGGTCGACACCGAGGTGGCCAAGGTCTCGGTCGTGGGCATCGGGATGCGCAGCCATGCGGGCGTCGCGGCGACCATGTTCAAGGCGCTGGCCGCCGACGGTGTGAACATAAAGGTCATCGCAACCTCCGAGATCAAGATTTCGGTGCTGATCGACCGGAAATATATGGAACTCGCGGTGCAGGCACTCCATGATGCCTTCGCATTGGAGACGGCCAACTGA
- the ptsP gene encoding phosphoenolpyruvate--protein phosphotransferase: MPERSESESRKLLRRLRDSLALSGKGQDRLDRITSLIADSMRTEVCSIYLFRDPDTLELCATQGLNPEAVHQTRLKMGEGLVGRVARMASPINTGNAPSERGFRFMPETGEEIYSAFLGVPIQRVGEKLGVLVVQSREAREYSEDEVYALEVVAMVLAEMAELGVFVGEGEALSAKHTQPVLMRGSTGQEGAAEGHVWLHEARVVVTNPVGDDPVHETERIRAAVAQLRVSVDDLLSASTLDKDQRQVLEAYRLFAHSRGWLRRMEEDIMAGLSAEAAVQKEQSAARARLEQVPDAYLRDRLHDLDDLSHRLLRILTGQGRDTGAEMPENPVLVARNIGPAELLEYGRKLRGIVLEEGSVGSHAAVVARALAIPLVIHAERITTEALNGDHIMVDGDNGLVHLRPEASIAAAFRDKMAMQAKAQERYASLRNLPAQSKCGTVTGLMMNAGLMADLPSLDSSGAEGVGLFRTELQFLIRNQMPKRDELARLYARVMDAARGHRVVFRTLDIGSDKVLPYLKPQDEPNPAMGWRAIRVGLDKPGVLRMQLQALIRASAGRDLSIMFPFVSEHHEFMMARSHLLRELHRERSLGHPVPVNIRVGTMLETPSLAYAPRAFFETTDFISIGGNDLRQFFFAADRENERVRRRYDVLNVSFLTFLEHIVNRCAETATPLSFCGEDAGRPVEALCFAAMGIQTLSMRPASIGPVKALLRRVDLIEARKVIEMARASGAETVRPAILEWLATQVD, encoded by the coding sequence ATGCCTGAACGCAGCGAAAGCGAAAGCCGCAAGCTTCTCAGGCGGTTGCGGGACAGTCTGGCCCTGTCCGGAAAGGGCCAGGACCGGCTGGACCGCATCACGTCCCTGATTGCGGACTCGATGCGGACCGAGGTCTGCTCGATCTATCTCTTCCGCGACCCCGACACGCTCGAGCTCTGCGCGACCCAGGGTCTCAATCCCGAAGCCGTCCACCAGACGCGGCTGAAGATGGGCGAGGGCCTTGTCGGCCGCGTGGCGCGGATGGCGAGCCCGATCAACACCGGCAACGCGCCGTCCGAGCGCGGCTTCCGGTTCATGCCCGAGACCGGCGAGGAGATCTATTCCGCCTTCCTTGGGGTGCCGATCCAGCGCGTGGGCGAGAAGCTCGGCGTGCTGGTGGTGCAGTCGCGCGAGGCGCGGGAATATTCCGAAGACGAGGTCTATGCCCTCGAGGTGGTGGCCATGGTGCTGGCGGAAATGGCCGAACTGGGCGTCTTCGTGGGCGAGGGCGAGGCGCTGTCGGCCAAACATACGCAGCCCGTGCTGATGCGCGGGTCGACCGGGCAGGAGGGCGCGGCCGAGGGCCATGTCTGGCTGCACGAGGCGCGCGTCGTGGTCACGAACCCGGTGGGCGACGATCCGGTGCACGAGACCGAACGCATCCGCGCCGCCGTGGCGCAGCTGCGCGTCTCGGTCGACGATCTTCTCTCGGCCTCGACGCTCGACAAGGATCAGCGGCAGGTGCTCGAGGCCTATAGGCTCTTCGCCCATTCCCGCGGCTGGCTGCGGCGGATGGAAGAGGACATCATGGCCGGCCTCTCGGCCGAGGCCGCGGTGCAGAAAGAGCAGTCAGCCGCCCGCGCGCGGCTCGAGCAGGTGCCCGACGCCTATCTGCGCGACCGGCTCCACGATCTCGACGACCTGTCGCACCGGCTGCTCAGGATCCTGACCGGGCAGGGGCGCGACACCGGCGCCGAGATGCCGGAGAACCCGGTGCTCGTGGCGCGCAACATCGGGCCCGCCGAGCTTCTGGAATACGGCCGCAAGCTGCGCGGCATCGTGCTCGAGGAGGGTTCGGTCGGCTCTCATGCCGCGGTCGTGGCGCGGGCGCTGGCCATTCCGCTGGTCATTCATGCCGAGCGGATCACCACCGAGGCGCTGAACGGCGATCATATCATGGTGGACGGCGACAACGGCCTCGTGCATCTGCGCCCCGAGGCCTCGATCGCCGCGGCCTTCCGCGACAAGATGGCGATGCAGGCCAAGGCGCAGGAGCGCTACGCCTCGCTCCGCAACCTGCCCGCCCAGTCGAAATGCGGCACGGTCACGGGCCTCATGATGAATGCGGGGCTCATGGCCGATCTGCCCTCGCTCGATTCCTCGGGGGCCGAGGGCGTGGGCCTCTTCCGCACCGAGCTTCAGTTCCTGATCCGCAACCAGATGCCCAAGCGCGACGAGCTGGCGCGGCTCTATGCCCGGGTGATGGATGCCGCACGCGGACACCGGGTGGTGTTCCGCACGCTCGACATCGGCTCGGACAAGGTGCTGCCCTATCTCAAGCCGCAGGATGAGCCGAACCCCGCGATGGGCTGGCGCGCGATCCGCGTCGGGCTCGACAAGCCCGGCGTGCTGAGGATGCAGCTTCAGGCGCTGATCCGGGCCTCGGCGGGGCGCGATCTGTCGATCATGTTCCCCTTCGTGTCCGAACACCACGAATTCATGATGGCCCGCAGCCATCTGCTGCGCGAGCTGCACCGCGAGCGCAGCCTCGGCCATCCGGTGCCGGTGAACATCCGCGTGGGCACCATGCTCGAGACGCCGAGCCTCGCCTACGCGCCGCGCGCCTTCTTCGAGACCACCGATTTCATCTCGATCGGCGGCAACGACCTGCGCCAGTTCTTCTTCGCGGCCGACCGCGAGAACGAGCGCGTGCGCCGGCGCTACGACGTGCTGAACGTGAGCTTCCTGACCTTCCTCGAGCATATCGTGAACCGCTGCGCCGAGACGGCGACGCCCCTGTCCTTCTGCGGCGAGGATGCCGGCCGCCCGGTCGAGGCCCTGTGCTTCGCGGCCATGGGCATCCAGACGCTCTCGATGCGCCCCGCCTCGATCGGCCCGGTGAAGGCGCTGCTGCGCCGCGTGGATCTGATCGAGGCCCGCAAGGTGATCGAGATGGCCCGCGCCTCGGGCGCCGAGACGGTGCGCCCCGCCATCCTCGAGTGGCTGGCGACGCAGGTCGACTGA